A stretch of DNA from bacterium:
TCGCAGTCGCGACACCGGCCCCGCCGAGGAGGTGGGCGGCCACCGGCCGGCCGGCGGCGTGGGCGCGCCGCGCCGCGGCGGCCACGTGGGCTTCGCCGTAGTAGCACGTGGTGGGTTCTTGCGCCGGGTCCCCCACGCCGTCGGAAACGAACAATTTCACGAGGTCGACGCCCTCGGCGAGGTTCCGCTCTACCGCCCGGCCGATCTCCTCGGGATCGTCCGTGGTTACCGAGACGACGGCGCCGCCGCCCCCGCGGGACGACTTGATCGCCCGCCCGGCCACAAAGAGCCGCGGCCCGACGACCCGGCCCGCCTCGATTTGGGCGCGGAGCCGGAGGTCCAGTCCCCCGATGTCCCCGCACAGCCGCGCCGTTGTCACGCCCGCGCGCAGGTCGTCTTGAAGGCGGCCGACGGCCTCGCCCGCGGCGACGGGTCCCGGCGCGTGGGCCTGCCCGCGAAGATCGCCGCGGCGGGTGTCGATGCCGGCGTGCGTGTGGAAGTCCACGAGGCCGGGCAAGAGCGTGCAGCCCGGCAGCGACACGTCAAACTCCCCCGGGCCGGCGGCGTCCGGCGGCGCGACGCGGCCGTTCGTGATGCACAGGCGCCCCGGACGATGCGCGCCTTCCGCGACGCCGTCGATCAGCCCGTCCGCCTCGAGCCGGAGCACCGGGGACCTACTTGACGGCGGCGCTGGTGATCCCTGAGATGAACTGGTCCAGGAAGAAACTGTAGAGGATCGCCACCGGGACGCCGACGATCAGCGCGCCGGCCATGAGCGACCCCCAGAAATACACGTCGCCGCGGATGAGGTCGCTGGCAACCCCGAGCGGCACCGGCTTCTGGTCCGACACCGAGACGAAGACCAGCGAATACAAGAAGTCCTGCATCGTAAGCGTGAACGCGAAGATTACGGCGGTCAGGATCCCGGCGAGGCTTACGGGAAGCACCGTCCGGATCAGGGCGCCGAGCCGCCCGCACCCGTCCACGAGCGCCGCCTCCTCGATCTCCCGGGGCACGGTCTTGAAGAAGCCGGAGAGCAGCCAGGTGCAGTACGGGACCGTGAACGTCGGATACACGAGTACGAGCGCCCACTTCGTGTCGATCAGGTGGGTCATCGCGACGACCCGCGAGAGCGGTATGAACAGCAGGATCGGCGGGATCAGGTAACCGAGGAAGATCGCGATGCCCATGTTCTCGGCGCCGGGCAGCCCGAGCCGCGCGAGCGAGTACCCGGCCGGCACCCCGACCAGCAGGGTGATCAGCGAAACCGACGCCGCGATCTCGATCGTATTCGTGATCCAGTACCCGTAGTACGTATGCTGGAAGAGGTACGTGAAGTGCTCCCACGTGGGCGGCTGGTGGAACCACAGCGGGAACACGGTCGGGTTGACCAGATCCGCGTCCGTCTTGAACGCGGTGATCGCCATCCAGAACACCGGGAAGACCGCGATCAGGAAAAACGGCAGGAAGCCGAGGTAAATCAGCAGTTGCCGGCGGAGCTCCCGCGCCCGTGCCCGCCGCTCCTGCAGATCCGCCGCGGGGGCGCGGTCTCCCAGCACGCCGACGCTGCTCACAGCGC
This window harbors:
- a CDS encoding amidohydrolase family protein translates to MLRLEADGLIDGVAEGAHRPGRLCITNGRVAPPDAAGPGEFDVSLPGCTLLPGLVDFHTHAGIDTRRGDLRGQAHAPGPVAAGEAVGRLQDDLRAGVTTARLCGDIGGLDLRLRAQIEAGRVVGPRLFVAGRAIKSSRGGGGAVVSVTTDDPEEIGRAVERNLAEGVDLVKLFVSDGVGDPAQEPTTCYYGEAHVAAAARRAHAAGRPVAAHLLGGAGVATAIGGGLDVLEHGWFLTDADLDLIARSGTLITLTLGVLCGPHAHAFGDVTEERARLERLGRDACETARKVIARRLRYVLGTDAVHGRLADEAVWAVTLGETPMRAIRAATAWPAAALGAGDRLGTLEPGKVADVIAVEGDPLADVRALGRVRMVVRDGRIVYHAGTRPAGEVTPT
- a CDS encoding carbohydrate ABC transporter permease, whose amino-acid sequence is MSSVGVLGDRAPAADLQERRARARELRRQLLIYLGFLPFFLIAVFPVFWMAITAFKTDADLVNPTVFPLWFHQPPTWEHFTYLFQHTYYGYWITNTIEIAASVSLITLLVGVPAGYSLARLGLPGAENMGIAIFLGYLIPPILLFIPLSRVVAMTHLIDTKWALVLVYPTFTVPYCTWLLSGFFKTVPREIEEAALVDGCGRLGALIRTVLPVSLAGILTAVIFAFTLTMQDFLYSLVFVSVSDQKPVPLGVASDLIRGDVYFWGSLMAGALIVGVPVAILYSFFLDQFISGITSAAVK